In the Candidatus Omnitrophota bacterium genome, one interval contains:
- a CDS encoding glutamate synthase subunit beta, whose protein sequence is MGDAKGFMKYDREDFHKQPAPDRIRHWKEFYLEMPEEDLRKQGARCMDCGVPFCQSGCPIGNIIPDWNDLVYNNRWQEAIERLHKTNNFPEFTGRVCPAPCENSCVLGINAPPVTIKNIEVSIIEKAYEEGFIKPLSPKHRTGLKVAVVGSGPAGLACADQLNKAGHTVTVYEKNEEVGGLLMFGIPDFKLGKWVVKRRVKRMEQEGVKIKAGVHVGVDVSARELAGKHDAVVLCGGAEQPRDIPIPGRELKGIHFAMEFLAQQNRVNMGQHIKAEDRILAEGKSVVVLGGGDTGSDCIGTSNRQGAKQVYNFELLARPPKSRDADNPWPQWAFIERSSTSHDEGCERDYGVMTKRFSGENGRVKKLHAVRLEFGPKDPKTGRRDMKEIPGSEFEVDADLVLLALGFLGPVKNGMLQELGVALDERGNVKTDNNRMTSVPGIFAAGDMRRGQSLVVWAINEGRAAAEGVHGYLMSAKESGAIK, encoded by the coding sequence ATGGGCGACGCCAAGGGTTTCATGAAATACGACCGGGAAGATTTTCATAAACAGCCCGCCCCGGACCGCATCAGGCATTGGAAAGAATTCTACCTGGAGATGCCGGAGGAGGACCTGCGCAAGCAGGGCGCCCGCTGCATGGACTGCGGGGTCCCGTTCTGTCAGTCCGGCTGTCCGATCGGAAATATTATTCCCGACTGGAATGACTTGGTTTATAATAACCGCTGGCAGGAAGCCATTGAGCGGCTGCACAAGACGAACAATTTTCCGGAATTCACCGGCCGGGTCTGCCCGGCGCCATGCGAAAATTCCTGCGTTCTGGGGATCAATGCGCCGCCGGTGACCATCAAGAATATCGAAGTTTCGATCATTGAAAAGGCTTATGAGGAAGGTTTTATCAAGCCGCTTTCTCCGAAGCATCGGACGGGCTTGAAAGTCGCTGTTGTCGGGTCAGGCCCGGCGGGCTTGGCCTGCGCGGACCAGCTTAACAAGGCCGGCCATACGGTCACCGTTTATGAGAAGAATGAAGAGGTGGGCGGGCTTCTCATGTTCGGCATCCCGGATTTCAAGCTGGGGAAATGGGTCGTCAAGCGGCGGGTCAAACGCATGGAACAGGAGGGCGTGAAAATCAAGGCCGGGGTTCATGTGGGGGTTGATGTTTCGGCCCGGGAATTGGCCGGTAAGCATGACGCGGTTGTGCTTTGCGGGGGAGCGGAACAGCCGCGGGATATTCCGATTCCAGGCCGAGAGCTGAAAGGCATTCATTTCGCCATGGAATTTTTGGCCCAGCAGAACCGGGTCAACATGGGCCAGCACATCAAGGCGGAAGACCGGATCCTGGCCGAAGGGAAGAGCGTGGTCGTTCTCGGCGGCGGAGACACCGGTTCCGACTGCATCGGGACGTCCAACCGCCAGGGCGCCAAACAGGTTTATAATTTTGAACTGCTGGCCCGTCCTCCCAAGTCCCGCGACGCTGACAATCCGTGGCCGCAGTGGGCCTTCATTGAAAGGTCTTCCACTTCCCATGATGAGGGATGCGAGCGCGATTACGGGGTCATGACAAAGCGCTTCAGCGGAGAAAACGGCCGTGTCAAGAAACTCCATGCCGTGCGGCTGGAGTTCGGCCCGAAAGACCCCAAGACTGGGCGCCGGGACATGAAAGAGATTCCCGGCTCCGAGTTTGAGGTGGACGCGGATCTCGTTCTTTTGGCCCTGGGGTTCCTGGGGCCTGTGAAAAACGGGATGCTCCAGGAATTGGGCGTTGCCTTGGACGAGCGGGGGAACGTCAAGACGGACAATAACCGCATGACCAGTGTTCCCGGGATTTTTGCCGCCGGCGATATGCGCCGCGGCCAGTCCCTGGTGGTCTGGGCGATCAATGAAGGCCGCGCCGCCGCGGAAGGAGTCCACGGGTATTTGATGAGCGCGAAGGAGAGCGGTGCGATAAAATAG
- a CDS encoding tetratricopeptide repeat protein, which yields MNKLVMVLIVMFVFSGCGGSQQSQQDKKNEAGMAEFQQLVTTGQATGSNAGQISAGLQSLREADVSSAIKNFDEAIKKNPRDPAGYLILGQTYLRLGDFNRASDTFEAGTRVAPSSGELFYLLAFSQGLAGDREAAQANAQRSVEIFQEDKDQEKFLRSVALLQGLMQVEGAPSSSDAAKTQ from the coding sequence ATGAACAAATTGGTGATGGTGTTGATCGTGATGTTTGTTTTCAGCGGGTGCGGGGGATCTCAGCAATCCCAGCAGGACAAAAAAAATGAGGCCGGCATGGCCGAATTTCAACAGCTTGTGACCACGGGCCAGGCCACGGGCAGCAACGCGGGTCAGATCAGCGCCGGGTTGCAATCCCTGCGCGAAGCGGACGTGTCCTCGGCGATCAAGAATTTCGACGAGGCGATTAAAAAAAATCCGCGCGATCCGGCAGGATACCTGATCCTGGGGCAGACATACCTGCGTTTGGGGGATTTTAACCGCGCCAGTGACACCTTCGAGGCCGGGACGCGGGTCGCCCCGTCAAGCGGCGAGCTTTTCTATCTTTTGGCCTTCAGCCAGGGATTGGCCGGCGATCGTGAAGCGGCCCAGGCGAACGCGCAGAGAAGCGTGGAGATTTTTCAGGAGGATAAAGACCAGGAAAAGTTTTTGCGGTCTGTTGCCCTTTTGCAGGGCCTGATGCAGGTGGAGGGTGCCCCTTCCTCCTCTGATGCAGCCAAGACCCAATAA